Proteins encoded within one genomic window of Amycolatopsis sp. 2-15:
- a CDS encoding multifunctional oxoglutarate decarboxylase/oxoglutarate dehydrogenase thiamine pyrophosphate-binding subunit/dihydrolipoyllysine-residue succinyltransferase subunit — protein sequence MSSSSPASQFGPNEWLVEEMYDQFLADPSSVDAAWHDFFADFKPTQTAQAKADSARQSAAATTAASGNGHATEPSAKAVQNAESAARQSAPAKPAAAAPAPAPAPAPAPAPKSAPAKQAPKAAEKAPAATPAAKEEPETKQLRGAAAAIAKNMDASLTVPTATSVRAVPAKLMADNRIVINNHLNRTRGGKISFTHLIGYAMVRALKDFPNMNRHYQLIDGKPFSVTPEHVNFGLAIDMKGKEGARTLVVASVKGVEDMSFLQFWQAYEDIIKKARNNKLTADDFAGTTISLTNPGGIGTNHSVPRLSAGQGAIIGVGAMQYPAAFEGTSEKTLVDLAVSKIMTLTSTYDHRIIQGAESGEYLKRIHELLLGGDGFYDDVFTSLRLPYEPIRWVADIPEGPVDKTARVIELIDAFRTRGHLMADTDPLNYRQRSHVDLDVISHGLTLWDLDREFPVGGFSGQERMTLRDILGVLRNSYCRTVGIEYTHILDPEERRWIQDRVEIPHEKPDSTVQKYVLSKLNAAEAFETFLQTKYVGQKRFSLEGGETAIPLLDTILDKAAEHELDEVVIGMPHRGRLNVLANIVGKPISQIFQEFEGNLDPGQAHGSGDVKYHLGAEGKYFRMFGDGETKVSLASNPSHLETVDPVLEGIVRAKQDILDKGDSTTGGYSVLPVLMHGDAAFAGQGVVAETLNLALLRGYRTGGTVHVIVNNQVGFTTAPEHSRSSQYATDVAKMIGSPIFHVNGDDPEAAHWVAKLAVEYRQAFHKDVVIDLICYRRRGHNEGDDPSMTQPAMYDIIDTKRSVRKTYTESLIGRGDISVEEAEAALRDFSSQLEHVFNEVRELEKHPAKASPSVEEEQQVPAKVTTAVSTAVVERIGDAFLNVPEGFTPHPRVKPVMERRHKMSREGDVDWAFGELLAFGSLAMEGRLVRLSGQDSRRGTFTQRHSVFIDRKTGQEYSPLQNLAEGQGRVMIYDSALSEYAAVGFEYGYAVANPESLVMWEAQFGDFVNGAQTVIDEYISSGEAKWGQRSDVVLLLPHGHEGQGPDHTSGRIERFLSLCAEGSMTVAVPSTPANYFHLLRRHALDGIQRPLVVFTPKSMLRNKAATSAVEDFTGQSRFMSVIDDTTQNPEGVRKVLLTSGKLYWELVAERNKREANDVAIVRIEQYYPLPKRKLLAAIERYSNAKQIAWVQEEPENQGAWPFFGLNLPRKFPEVFAGLQVVSRRPMAAPSAGSSKVHEVEQKALIAKAFD from the coding sequence GTGTCCAGCAGCAGCCCTGCGTCACAGTTCGGCCCAAACGAGTGGCTAGTCGAGGAAATGTACGACCAGTTCCTCGCGGACCCTTCCTCAGTCGATGCCGCCTGGCACGACTTCTTCGCAGACTTCAAGCCGACGCAGACGGCACAGGCGAAGGCCGACAGTGCGCGCCAGAGCGCGGCCGCCACCACTGCGGCCAGCGGTAACGGCCACGCGACCGAACCGTCCGCCAAGGCGGTCCAGAACGCCGAGTCGGCCGCCCGGCAGTCGGCGCCGGCCAAGCCGGCCGCCGCCGCCCCCGCGCCGGCCCCGGCCCCGGCCCCGGCCCCGGCCCCGAAGAGCGCGCCTGCGAAGCAGGCTCCGAAGGCCGCCGAGAAGGCGCCCGCGGCCACGCCGGCGGCGAAGGAAGAGCCCGAGACCAAGCAGCTGCGCGGCGCCGCCGCGGCGATCGCGAAGAACATGGACGCCTCGCTGACGGTGCCCACCGCGACCAGCGTGCGCGCCGTCCCGGCAAAGCTGATGGCGGACAACCGCATCGTCATCAACAACCACCTCAACCGCACCCGCGGCGGCAAGATCTCCTTCACGCACCTCATCGGCTACGCCATGGTGCGGGCGCTGAAGGACTTCCCGAACATGAACCGGCACTACCAGCTGATCGACGGGAAGCCGTTCTCGGTCACGCCGGAACACGTGAACTTCGGCCTCGCCATCGACATGAAGGGCAAGGAGGGTGCGCGCACCCTCGTCGTGGCCTCGGTCAAGGGTGTCGAGGACATGTCCTTCCTGCAGTTCTGGCAGGCCTACGAGGACATCATCAAGAAGGCCCGCAACAACAAGCTCACCGCGGACGACTTCGCCGGCACCACCATCTCGCTCACCAACCCGGGCGGCATCGGCACCAACCACTCGGTGCCGCGCCTGTCGGCCGGCCAGGGCGCGATCATCGGCGTCGGCGCGATGCAGTACCCGGCGGCGTTCGAGGGCACGAGCGAGAAGACGCTGGTCGACCTGGCCGTCAGCAAGATCATGACGCTGACGTCCACCTACGACCACCGCATCATCCAGGGCGCCGAGTCGGGCGAGTACCTCAAGCGCATCCACGAGCTGCTGCTCGGCGGCGACGGCTTCTACGACGACGTCTTCACCAGCCTGCGCCTGCCGTACGAGCCGATCCGCTGGGTCGCCGACATCCCCGAGGGCCCGGTCGACAAGACCGCCCGCGTGATCGAGCTGATCGACGCGTTCCGCACGCGCGGCCACCTGATGGCCGACACGGACCCGCTGAACTACCGCCAGCGCAGCCACGTCGACCTCGACGTCATCTCCCACGGCCTCACCCTCTGGGACCTCGACCGCGAGTTCCCGGTCGGGGGCTTCTCCGGCCAGGAGCGCATGACCCTGCGCGACATCCTGGGCGTGCTGCGCAACTCGTACTGCCGCACCGTCGGCATCGAGTACACGCACATCCTCGACCCCGAGGAGCGGCGCTGGATCCAGGACCGCGTGGAGATCCCGCACGAGAAGCCCGACTCCACCGTCCAGAAGTACGTGCTGTCGAAGCTCAACGCCGCCGAGGCGTTCGAGACCTTCCTGCAGACGAAGTACGTCGGCCAGAAGCGCTTCTCGCTGGAAGGCGGCGAGACGGCGATCCCGCTGCTCGACACCATCCTCGACAAGGCCGCCGAGCACGAGCTCGACGAGGTCGTGATCGGCATGCCGCACCGCGGCCGCCTCAACGTGCTGGCCAACATCGTCGGCAAGCCGATCAGCCAGATCTTCCAGGAGTTCGAGGGCAACCTCGACCCGGGCCAGGCCCACGGCTCCGGTGACGTGAAGTACCACCTCGGCGCCGAGGGGAAGTACTTCCGCATGTTCGGCGACGGCGAGACGAAGGTGTCGCTGGCCTCGAACCCGTCGCACCTCGAGACGGTCGACCCGGTGCTCGAGGGCATCGTCCGCGCCAAGCAGGACATCCTCGACAAGGGCGACAGCACTACAGGGGGCTACTCAGTATTGCCCGTCCTGATGCACGGCGACGCGGCCTTCGCGGGCCAGGGCGTCGTGGCCGAGACCCTGAACCTCGCGCTGCTGCGTGGCTACCGCACCGGCGGCACCGTGCACGTGATCGTGAACAACCAGGTCGGCTTCACCACCGCGCCCGAGCACTCGCGCTCCTCGCAGTACGCCACCGACGTCGCGAAGATGATCGGCTCGCCGATCTTCCACGTGAACGGCGACGACCCGGAGGCCGCCCACTGGGTGGCCAAGCTGGCCGTGGAGTACCGCCAGGCGTTCCACAAGGACGTGGTCATCGACCTGATCTGCTACCGCCGCCGCGGCCACAACGAGGGCGACGACCCCTCGATGACGCAGCCGGCGATGTACGACATCATCGACACCAAGCGCTCGGTCCGGAAGACCTACACCGAGTCGCTGATCGGCCGCGGGGACATCTCCGTCGAAGAGGCCGAAGCCGCGCTGCGCGACTTCTCCAGCCAGCTGGAGCACGTCTTCAACGAGGTGCGCGAGCTCGAGAAGCACCCGGCGAAGGCGAGCCCTTCGGTCGAGGAAGAGCAGCAGGTGCCGGCGAAGGTCACCACGGCCGTCTCCACGGCGGTCGTGGAGCGGATCGGCGACGCGTTCCTCAACGTCCCCGAGGGCTTCACCCCGCACCCGCGCGTGAAGCCGGTCATGGAGCGCCGCCACAAGATGTCGCGCGAAGGCGACGTCGACTGGGCGTTCGGCGAGCTGCTCGCGTTCGGTTCGCTGGCGATGGAGGGCCGCCTGGTGCGGCTGTCCGGCCAGGACTCGCGCCGCGGCACGTTCACGCAGCGGCACTCGGTGTTCATCGACCGCAAGACGGGCCAGGAGTACTCGCCGCTGCAGAACCTGGCCGAGGGCCAGGGCCGCGTGATGATCTACGACTCGGCGCTGTCGGAGTACGCGGCCGTCGGCTTCGAGTACGGCTACGCCGTGGCGAACCCCGAGTCGCTGGTCATGTGGGAAGCGCAGTTCGGTGACTTCGTCAACGGCGCGCAGACCGTGATCGACGAGTACATCTCCTCGGGCGAGGCCAAGTGGGGCCAGCGCTCCGACGTCGTGCTGCTGCTGCCGCACGGCCACGAGGGCCAGGGTCCGGACCACACGTCCGGCCGCATCGAGCGCTTCCTCTCGCTGTGCGCCGAGGGCTCGATGACCGTCGCTGTGCCGTCGACCCCGGCGAACTACTTCCACCTGCTGCGCCGCCACGCCCTCGACGGCATCCAGCGTCCACTGGTGGTCTTCACGCCGAAGTCGATGCTGCGTAACAAGGCCGCGACGTCGGCGGTCGAGGACTTCACCGGCCAGAGCCGCTTCATGTCCGTCATCGACGACACCACCCAGAACCCCGAAGGGGTCCGGAAGGTGCTGCTGACCTCGGGCAAGCTCTACTGGGAGCTCGTCGCCGAGCGCAACAAGCGCGAAGCCAACGACGTCGCGATCGTGCGCATCGAGCAGTACTACCCGCTGCCGAAGCGCAAGCTGCTCGCCGCCATCGAGCGCTACAGCAACGCGAAGCAGATCGCGTGGGTCCAGGAGGAGCCGGAGAACCAGGGTGCGTGGCCGTTCTTCGGTCTCAACCTGCCGCGGAAGTTCCCGGAGGTCTTCGCCGGCCTGCAGGTCGTCTCGCGCCGCCCGATGGCCGCGCCGTCGGCGGGTTCGTCGAAGGTGCACGAGGTGGAGCAGAAGGCGCTGATCGCGAAGGCGTTCGACTGA
- a CDS encoding DUF4291 domain-containing protein produces MFEETAFEKAGIPAYQIRARHDERTIRVYQAYSPEIAEAALAAGTFVAPFKRERMTWIKPSFTWMGYRCGWTTKSGQERALALDLTREGFAWVLAHAALSHFDPRVHRDKAAWKATMRASPVRVQWGPERDVHHQPLPHRSIQLGLSGEAVDRYVDEWIIAVTDVTPVMRAIREHLADGRVAEAQALLPVEAPYPLSAELAEAVDASTDGASQVS; encoded by the coding sequence GTGTTCGAAGAGACGGCGTTCGAAAAGGCCGGGATCCCGGCCTATCAGATCCGCGCGCGGCACGACGAGCGGACCATCCGCGTCTACCAGGCCTACTCACCGGAGATCGCCGAGGCGGCGCTGGCGGCGGGCACGTTCGTGGCGCCGTTCAAGCGCGAGCGGATGACGTGGATCAAGCCGTCGTTCACGTGGATGGGCTACCGCTGCGGCTGGACGACCAAGTCCGGCCAGGAGCGCGCGCTGGCGTTGGACCTGACGCGCGAGGGCTTCGCTTGGGTGCTGGCCCACGCGGCGCTGAGCCACTTCGACCCTCGGGTGCACCGCGACAAGGCCGCGTGGAAGGCGACGATGCGGGCCAGCCCCGTCCGCGTGCAGTGGGGCCCCGAGCGTGACGTGCACCACCAGCCGCTGCCGCACCGCTCGATCCAGCTCGGGCTGAGCGGGGAGGCCGTGGACCGGTACGTGGACGAGTGGATCATCGCGGTCACCGACGTCACACCGGTCATGCGCGCCATCCGTGAGCACCTCGCTGACGGGCGCGTCGCCGAAGCGCAGGCGCTGCTGCCCGTCGAGGCGCCGTACCCGTTGTCCGCCGAGCTGGCCGAAGCCGTCGACGCGAGCACCGACGGCGCGAGCCAAGTCAGCTAA
- the ald gene encoding alanine dehydrogenase: protein MRIAVPREIKKHEYRVALTPAGVHELVGRGHDVFVETGAGVGSSISDEEYVAAGAKVLATADETWAEGELVLKVKEPIAEEYPRLRKDLVLFTYLHIAADRPLTDALLAAGTTAIAYETVQTATGALPLLAPMSEVAGRLAPQVGAYSLMKPSGGRGVLPGGIPGVHPARVVVIGGGVAGINAARVALGLGSDVEILDTNVDRLRQIDNDFGGRIRTVTSNRLSIEESVLEADLVIGAVLVPGAKAPKLVSNDLVSRMKPGSVLVDIAIDQGGCFADSRPTTHDDPTYRVHESVFYCVANMPGAVPRTSTYGLTNVTLPYALQLADRGWHAALNADASLAKGLNTHDGALTNEPVATAHGLPYTPLAIALA from the coding sequence GTGCGTATCGCCGTTCCCCGTGAGATCAAGAAGCACGAGTACCGGGTCGCCCTGACCCCGGCCGGTGTGCACGAGCTGGTGGGGCGTGGTCACGACGTGTTCGTCGAGACCGGTGCCGGGGTTGGTTCGTCGATCAGCGACGAGGAGTACGTGGCCGCCGGCGCGAAGGTGCTCGCCACCGCCGACGAGACGTGGGCCGAGGGCGAGCTGGTGCTCAAGGTGAAGGAGCCCATCGCCGAGGAGTACCCCCGCCTGCGCAAGGACCTGGTGCTGTTCACCTACCTCCACATCGCGGCCGACCGGCCCCTGACCGACGCCCTGCTGGCGGCGGGCACCACGGCGATCGCGTACGAGACGGTGCAGACGGCCACCGGCGCCCTGCCCCTGCTGGCGCCGATGTCCGAGGTCGCGGGCCGGCTGGCGCCGCAGGTGGGCGCGTATTCGCTGATGAAGCCGAGCGGCGGCCGCGGCGTGCTGCCCGGCGGCATCCCCGGCGTGCACCCGGCGCGGGTCGTGGTGATCGGCGGCGGCGTCGCGGGCATCAACGCCGCCCGCGTGGCGCTGGGCCTGGGCTCGGACGTCGAGATCCTGGACACCAACGTCGACCGCCTGCGCCAGATCGACAACGACTTCGGCGGCCGCATCCGCACGGTCACCTCCAACCGCCTGTCGATCGAGGAGTCCGTGCTGGAGGCCGACCTCGTGATCGGCGCCGTGCTGGTGCCGGGCGCGAAGGCCCCGAAGCTGGTCTCCAACGACCTCGTCTCGCGCATGAAGCCGGGTTCCGTGCTGGTCGACATCGCCATCGACCAGGGCGGCTGCTTCGCCGACTCGCGCCCGACCACGCACGACGACCCGACCTACCGCGTCCACGAGTCGGTGTTCTACTGCGTCGCCAACATGCCGGGCGCCGTGCCGCGGACCTCGACCTACGGCCTCACCAACGTGACGCTGCCGTATGCCCTGCAGCTCGCCGACCGCGGCTGGCACGCGGCCCTCAACGCCGACGCCTCGCTCGCCAAGGGCCTCAACACCCACGACGGCGCCCTCACCAACGAGCCCGTCGCCACCGCGCACGGCCTGCCGTACACGCCGCTGGCGATCGCCCTGGCGTGA
- a CDS encoding zinc-binding dehydrogenase — protein MRAVWLREFGGPEVLVAGEAPDPVPGPGQVLVEVAFVNVTFVETQFRASGFGPSAAELPVIPGNGVGGVISKVGDGVDLALVGRRVVTSTGGSGGYAQRAVVDAAAVFPVPDALSLDAAVALLADGRTATGLVHAAAVAPGDRVLVEAAAGGVGSLLVQLAKAAGAEVVAAAGSAEKLARARELGADFAVDYTAADWASAVGPLDVVFDGVGGAIGTTAFSLLRPGGRMAVYGLASGAWAEVSEEDARAREVTLIRSLGDAAALRAFTVSALDAASAGRLTPVIGQRFPLAAAADAHAAMEARGTFGKTLLVA, from the coding sequence ATGCGTGCGGTGTGGTTGAGGGAGTTCGGCGGCCCCGAGGTGCTCGTGGCCGGGGAGGCGCCCGACCCGGTCCCGGGGCCGGGCCAGGTGCTGGTCGAGGTGGCCTTCGTGAACGTGACGTTCGTGGAGACGCAGTTCCGGGCGTCGGGCTTCGGGCCTTCGGCGGCGGAGCTCCCGGTGATCCCCGGCAACGGCGTCGGCGGCGTCATCAGCAAGGTCGGCGACGGCGTCGACCTGGCCCTCGTCGGCCGGCGCGTGGTGACCTCGACTGGCGGCAGCGGCGGCTACGCCCAGCGCGCGGTGGTCGACGCGGCCGCGGTCTTCCCGGTGCCCGACGCCCTCTCGCTCGACGCGGCGGTCGCCCTGCTCGCCGACGGCCGAACCGCCACCGGCCTCGTCCACGCCGCCGCCGTGGCGCCCGGCGACCGCGTCCTGGTCGAAGCCGCCGCCGGTGGCGTCGGCAGCCTGCTCGTGCAACTCGCGAAGGCCGCCGGCGCGGAGGTCGTCGCGGCGGCGGGCAGCGCTGAAAAACTCGCGCGCGCCCGAGAACTCGGGGCGGACTTCGCGGTGGATTACACAGCTGCTGACTGGGCTTCGGCGGTCGGACCGCTGGATGTGGTCTTCGACGGGGTGGGTGGTGCCATCGGGACCACCGCGTTTTCCCTGCTGCGCCCCGGCGGCCGCATGGCGGTGTACGGCTTGGCGAGCGGTGCGTGGGCCGAAGTGTCCGAAGAGGACGCTCGGGCTCGCGAGGTCACGCTGATCCGTTCTCTCGGCGACGCCGCCGCGCTGCGCGCGTTCACGGTGTCCGCCCTCGACGCGGCTTCGGCCGGCCGTCTCACTCCGGTTATCGGGCAACGGTTTCCCCTCGCCGCCGCGGCCGACGCACACGCGGCAATGGAGGCGCGCGGCACCTTTGGCAAGACGCTGCTGGTCGCATGA
- a CDS encoding pyridoxamine 5'-phosphate oxidase family protein, whose product MTPFDVDEFLAQPLTARVATNGPTVRPTWYLWEDHAFWILSGPWSRLPGHVRASPRLALTVDVCDLATGLVRQVVASGPAEVVPFDVPRGRRKLVRYLGPDEQRWDSRFRAYLNDAGRGTVWVRLVPESLRGKDLSYVSSTATPPAE is encoded by the coding sequence ATGACGCCGTTCGACGTCGACGAGTTCCTCGCGCAGCCGCTCACCGCGCGCGTCGCCACGAACGGTCCCACCGTGCGCCCGACCTGGTACCTCTGGGAGGACCACGCGTTCTGGATCCTCAGTGGCCCCTGGTCCCGCTTGCCCGGTCACGTCCGCGCTTCCCCGCGACTCGCGCTGACGGTTGACGTTTGTGACCTCGCGACGGGCCTGGTGCGCCAGGTCGTCGCGAGTGGTCCGGCGGAGGTGGTGCCGTTCGACGTGCCACGCGGGCGGCGGAAGCTGGTGCGGTACTTGGGGCCTGATGAGCAACGGTGGGACTCGCGGTTCCGCGCTTATCTGAATGACGCCGGCCGGGGCACGGTCTGGGTTCGTCTGGTGCCGGAAAGCCTTCGTGGGAAAGACCTTTCGTATGTCAGCTCCACCGCAACGCCACCAGCTGAGTAA
- a CDS encoding PucR family transcriptional regulator, translating to MVSVRSVVDRVGPTLLHALQLPDDCPAAGDVVIAEPGVPAGIAAGDLVLGVATVDPADAAELVRVSATQGAAAVLLKPPLAAKPTVRRAAKTAGIALIQVHSATSWAQLVWLLRTVLDALGDESESLEDGGDPGSGDLFRLADAVASVVDAPVTIEDTNSRVLAYSARQDLTDPARVATIMGRRIPDDVLARFRSRGVFRELSRGRQTIFVPAQRDGTLPRLIVPIRMGGELLGSMWAVVAGPVSEERAAAFADAAPVVALHLLRRRAHTDAQRRASAELLRAVLEGHAGQRRVVAELDLSDEPHRVVAIEVTGGDGRDAEGLRLALLERISQGIGRRPVATELGGLLYAVVPDGNAWADLRDALALQPASRRGGVPRAAAGAPVAVSALATSRTQADEALGLLRAGLVEGRVVAYEDAWTSLVLHRAATGSATARVADLGPLGLLRAHDETTKAGYVDTLYEWLRHPGDPRAAAAELRIHPNTLRYRMKRLLDLVPLDLDDPDVRLALLMQLVALRWS from the coding sequence GTGGTCTCGGTGCGCAGCGTGGTCGACCGGGTGGGGCCGACGTTGCTCCACGCGCTCCAGCTGCCCGACGACTGCCCGGCGGCGGGCGACGTGGTGATCGCCGAGCCCGGCGTGCCCGCGGGCATCGCGGCGGGCGACCTCGTGCTGGGCGTCGCCACGGTGGATCCGGCCGATGCCGCCGAGCTGGTGCGCGTGAGCGCCACGCAGGGCGCCGCCGCGGTCCTGCTGAAACCACCGCTGGCGGCCAAACCCACCGTGCGCCGCGCGGCGAAAACGGCCGGGATAGCGCTCATCCAGGTGCATTCGGCGACGTCGTGGGCCCAGCTCGTGTGGCTGCTGCGCACGGTCCTCGACGCGCTGGGCGACGAATCGGAGTCCCTCGAAGACGGCGGCGACCCCGGCTCCGGAGACCTGTTCCGGCTCGCCGACGCGGTGGCGTCCGTGGTCGACGCGCCCGTGACCATCGAGGACACGAACTCGCGCGTGCTCGCCTACTCCGCGCGCCAGGACCTCACCGACCCCGCGCGCGTCGCCACGATCATGGGCCGCCGGATCCCCGACGACGTGCTCGCGCGGTTCCGTTCGCGCGGCGTGTTCCGCGAGCTGTCGCGCGGCCGGCAGACGATCTTCGTGCCGGCCCAGCGCGACGGCACGCTGCCGCGCCTGATCGTGCCCATTCGGATGGGCGGCGAGCTGCTGGGGTCGATGTGGGCCGTCGTCGCCGGGCCGGTTTCGGAGGAACGCGCGGCCGCCTTCGCCGACGCCGCCCCCGTTGTCGCGTTGCACCTGCTCCGTCGCCGCGCACACACCGACGCGCAGCGCCGCGCGTCGGCCGAGCTGCTGCGGGCCGTGCTCGAAGGCCACGCCGGCCAGCGGCGCGTCGTGGCCGAGCTGGACCTGTCCGACGAGCCCCACCGCGTCGTCGCGATCGAGGTCACCGGCGGCGACGGCCGCGACGCCGAGGGCCTGCGGCTGGCACTGCTCGAACGCATCTCGCAGGGCATCGGCCGCCGCCCCGTCGCCACCGAACTCGGCGGCCTCCTCTACGCGGTCGTCCCCGACGGCAACGCCTGGGCCGACCTGCGCGACGCACTGGCTCTTCAGCCTGCCTCCCGCCGGGGTGGCGTCCCCCGCGCCGCCGCCGGCGCCCCCGTGGCCGTCTCCGCGCTGGCCACTTCGCGTACCCAAGCCGACGAAGCCCTGGGCCTGCTCCGCGCCGGCTTGGTGGAAGGCCGCGTCGTCGCGTACGAGGACGCCTGGACTTCACTGGTGCTCCACCGCGCCGCCACCGGCTCGGCCACCGCACGCGTCGCCGACCTCGGCCCACTCGGCCTGCTGCGCGCCCACGACGAAACCACGAAAGCCGGCTACGTCGACACGCTCTACGAATGGCTCCGCCACCCCGGCGATCCCCGCGCGGCCGCCGCGGAGCTGCGCATCCACCCGAACACGTTGCGGTATCGGATGAAGCGGTTGTTGGATCTTGTGCCGCTTGATCTGGATGATCCTGATGTGCGGTTGGCGTTACTTATGCAGTTGGTGGCGTTGCGGTGGAGCTGA
- a CDS encoding bifunctional o-acetylhomoserine/o-acetylserine sulfhydrylase translates to MPEDTSAWSFETKQIHAGAAPDPATGARATPIYQTTSYVFRDTQHGADLFSLAEPGNIYTRIMNPTQDVLEQRLAALEGGVAALAFASGSAATTAAILTLAGAGDHFVSSPSLYGGTYNLFHYTLPKLGIEVTFVDDQDDPEQWRAAVRPDTKAFFAETLANPGSNVLDIRTVADVAHEAGVPLIVDNTVPTPFLLRPIEHGADIVVHSATKYLGGHGTTVAGVIVDGGTFDFGKDPSRFPGFSEPDPSYHGLKYWEALGPGAFAAKARVQILRDTGAAISPLNSFLILQGIETLSLRLERHVANAQALAEWLEQRDEVETVYYAGLPSSKFHAAAQKYLPRGAGAVLSFDLRGGVEAGRKFVDGTTLHSQLVNIGDVRSLIVHPASTTHSQLSPEEQLTSGVTPGLVRLAVGLEGIEDLKADLEAGFRAAKAEL, encoded by the coding sequence ATGCCGGAAGACACCTCGGCCTGGTCCTTCGAGACCAAGCAGATCCACGCCGGCGCGGCACCCGACCCCGCGACGGGCGCCCGCGCGACGCCGATCTACCAGACCACGTCGTACGTCTTCCGCGACACGCAGCACGGTGCAGACCTGTTCAGCCTGGCCGAGCCCGGCAACATCTACACGCGCATCATGAACCCGACCCAGGACGTGCTGGAGCAGCGCCTGGCCGCGCTCGAAGGCGGCGTCGCGGCGCTCGCGTTCGCCTCCGGCTCGGCGGCCACCACCGCGGCGATCCTCACGCTGGCCGGCGCGGGTGACCACTTCGTGTCCAGCCCGTCGTTGTACGGCGGCACCTACAACCTGTTCCACTACACGCTGCCGAAGCTCGGCATCGAGGTCACGTTCGTCGACGACCAGGACGACCCCGAGCAGTGGCGCGCGGCCGTGCGGCCCGACACGAAGGCGTTCTTCGCCGAGACGCTGGCCAACCCGGGCAGCAACGTGCTCGACATCCGCACCGTCGCCGACGTCGCCCACGAGGCCGGCGTACCGCTGATCGTCGACAACACCGTGCCCACGCCGTTCCTGCTGCGCCCGATCGAGCACGGCGCCGACATCGTCGTGCACTCGGCCACCAAGTACCTCGGCGGCCACGGCACCACGGTCGCGGGCGTGATCGTGGACGGCGGCACGTTCGACTTCGGCAAGGACCCGTCGCGCTTCCCTGGCTTCTCCGAGCCGGACCCCAGCTACCACGGTCTCAAGTACTGGGAGGCGCTCGGCCCCGGCGCGTTCGCGGCGAAGGCGCGCGTGCAGATCCTTCGCGACACCGGTGCGGCCATCTCGCCGCTCAACAGCTTCCTGATCCTGCAGGGCATCGAGACGCTGTCGCTGCGGCTCGAGCGCCACGTCGCCAATGCGCAAGCGCTTGCGGAGTGGCTGGAGCAGCGCGACGAGGTCGAGACCGTGTACTACGCCGGCCTCCCGTCGAGCAAGTTCCACGCGGCCGCGCAGAAGTACCTGCCGCGCGGCGCGGGTGCGGTGCTGTCGTTCGACCTGCGTGGCGGCGTCGAGGCCGGGCGCAAGTTCGTGGACGGCACCACGCTGCACAGCCAGCTGGTGAACATCGGCGACGTGCGCAGCCTGATCGTGCACCCGGCGTCGACCACGCACAGCCAGCTCAGCCCGGAGGAGCAGCTCACGAGCGGCGTCACGCCGGGCCTGGTGCGGCTCGCCGTGGGGCTCGAGGGCATCGAGGACCTCAAGGCCGACCTCGAGGCGGGCTTCCGCGCCGCCAAGGCGGAACTGTGA